From Astyanax mexicanus isolate ESR-SI-001 chromosome 13, AstMex3_surface, whole genome shotgun sequence, the proteins below share one genomic window:
- the LOC103026699 gene encoding ERBB receptor feedback inhibitor 1 isoform X2, which yields MFSHSQNMASARPYWDHHHAMNSMYFCFDADPIEHNLKTHQQGTASTGFEKKIFPGHQFHSAKPADPTKLLLSTLHSPPEGDQVVPSFQKLSVYEQAPPYSPRRISKPLPPLPDIGDLSSDEAVDSEVEFFASNSESQLLVSDHTSKPLPFRYGVPGRRSFRGCGQINYAYHDGLLQQEKVSSHKPEQVVIHRDRDNLKQQERPQRKLRRTNSGPAGSFKPPNLRSGGFQHPSYYNTQEKPEVPPRIPIPSRSRKNTNDTQDTDQPPEIPPRQPIFYTIPRAPSPKSLPIYVNGVMPPTQSFAPNPKYVSKAQQRQNCESVPASHNPCILPIMEDGKKASATHYFLLPKRPGYLDKFERFFKESGSGTLHS from the exons ATGTTCAGTCATTCCCAAAACATGGCTTCAGCCAGACCATACTGGGACCATCACCATGCTATGAATAG CATGTACTTCTGTTTCGATGCTGACCCCATCGAACACAACCTGAAAACACATCAACAAGGCACGGCCTCCACGGGCTTTGAAA AAAAGATTTTTCCCGGTCACCAGTTTCATTCTGCAAAACCTGCTGATCCAACAAAGCTTCTTCTCTCCACACTGCACAGCCCACCAGAGGGAGACCAGGTCGTCCCGTCCTTCCAGAAACTGTCGGTTTATGAGCAAGCGCCCCCGTATTCTCCGAGGAGAATCTCCAAGCCTTTGCCGCCTCTGCCAGACATAGGGGACCTGTCTTCTGATGAAGCAGTGGACAGTGAAGTGGAGTTCTTCGCCAGCAACAGCGAGAGCCAGCTACTGGTGTCTGATCACACCTCTAAACCCTTACCCTTCCGATATGGCGTTCCGGGTAGGCGGAGTTTCCGTGGTTGTGGCCAGATTAACTATGCTTATCACGATGGTCTGCTGCAGCAGGAGAAAGTCAGCAGCCACAAGCCTGAACAGGTGGTCATCCACCGAGACCGGGACAATTTAAAGCAACAGGAAAGGCCCCAGCGGAAGCTGAGGCGGACTAACTCAGGTCCTGCTGGGTCCTTTAAACCTCCCAACCTCCGGTCTGGGGGCTTTCAGCACCCGTCCTACTACAATACACAGGAGAAACCTGAAGTTCCACCTAGGATCCCCATCCCGTCTCGATCCAGAAAGAACACTAACGATACACAAGATACAGATCAACCTCCTGAAATCCCACCGAGACAGCCCATCTTCTACACCATTCCACGAGCCCCCAGTCCCAAGAGCCTTCCAATTTACGTCAATGGAGTGATGCCCCCAACTCAGAGCTTTGCCCCCAACCCTAAGTATGTGAGTAAAGCCCAGCAGAGGCAGAACTGCGAGAGCGTGCCAGCCTCTCACAACCCATGCATTCTGCCCATCATGGAGGATGGAAAGAAGGCAAGCGCTACCCATTACTTCCTCCTGCCTAAGCGACCAGGCTACCTGGACAAGTTTGAAAGGTTTTTCAAAGAGTCGGGATCAGGAACTCTACACAGTTGA
- the LOC103026699 gene encoding ERBB receptor feedback inhibitor 1 isoform X1: protein MFSHSQNMASARPYWDHHHAMNSMYFCFDADPIEHNLKTHQQGTASTGFETEKIFPGHQFHSAKPADPTKLLLSTLHSPPEGDQVVPSFQKLSVYEQAPPYSPRRISKPLPPLPDIGDLSSDEAVDSEVEFFASNSESQLLVSDHTSKPLPFRYGVPGRRSFRGCGQINYAYHDGLLQQEKVSSHKPEQVVIHRDRDNLKQQERPQRKLRRTNSGPAGSFKPPNLRSGGFQHPSYYNTQEKPEVPPRIPIPSRSRKNTNDTQDTDQPPEIPPRQPIFYTIPRAPSPKSLPIYVNGVMPPTQSFAPNPKYVSKAQQRQNCESVPASHNPCILPIMEDGKKASATHYFLLPKRPGYLDKFERFFKESGSGTLHS, encoded by the exons ATGTTCAGTCATTCCCAAAACATGGCTTCAGCCAGACCATACTGGGACCATCACCATGCTATGAATAG CATGTACTTCTGTTTCGATGCTGACCCCATCGAACACAACCTGAAAACACATCAACAAGGCACGGCCTCCACGGGCTTTGAAA CAGAAAAGATTTTTCCCGGTCACCAGTTTCATTCTGCAAAACCTGCTGATCCAACAAAGCTTCTTCTCTCCACACTGCACAGCCCACCAGAGGGAGACCAGGTCGTCCCGTCCTTCCAGAAACTGTCGGTTTATGAGCAAGCGCCCCCGTATTCTCCGAGGAGAATCTCCAAGCCTTTGCCGCCTCTGCCAGACATAGGGGACCTGTCTTCTGATGAAGCAGTGGACAGTGAAGTGGAGTTCTTCGCCAGCAACAGCGAGAGCCAGCTACTGGTGTCTGATCACACCTCTAAACCCTTACCCTTCCGATATGGCGTTCCGGGTAGGCGGAGTTTCCGTGGTTGTGGCCAGATTAACTATGCTTATCACGATGGTCTGCTGCAGCAGGAGAAAGTCAGCAGCCACAAGCCTGAACAGGTGGTCATCCACCGAGACCGGGACAATTTAAAGCAACAGGAAAGGCCCCAGCGGAAGCTGAGGCGGACTAACTCAGGTCCTGCTGGGTCCTTTAAACCTCCCAACCTCCGGTCTGGGGGCTTTCAGCACCCGTCCTACTACAATACACAGGAGAAACCTGAAGTTCCACCTAGGATCCCCATCCCGTCTCGATCCAGAAAGAACACTAACGATACACAAGATACAGATCAACCTCCTGAAATCCCACCGAGACAGCCCATCTTCTACACCATTCCACGAGCCCCCAGTCCCAAGAGCCTTCCAATTTACGTCAATGGAGTGATGCCCCCAACTCAGAGCTTTGCCCCCAACCCTAAGTATGTGAGTAAAGCCCAGCAGAGGCAGAACTGCGAGAGCGTGCCAGCCTCTCACAACCCATGCATTCTGCCCATCATGGAGGATGGAAAGAAGGCAAGCGCTACCCATTACTTCCTCCTGCCTAAGCGACCAGGCTACCTGGACAAGTTTGAAAGGTTTTTCAAAGAGTCGGGATCAGGAACTCTACACAGTTGA